Proteins encoded within one genomic window of Pedobacter africanus:
- a CDS encoding 1-deoxy-D-xylulose-5-phosphate reductoisomerase codes for MKNITILGATGSVGTQALAVIQSNPDLYRVKALTAQSNASLLVEQALAFKPELVVITDESKYQAVKDALSGSGIKVLAGEAALCEAAVLAGTDMVLTALVGSVGLRPTVEAVKAGKDIALANKETLVVAGDLITTLARENGVQLIPVDSEHSAIFQCLVGEPAGAIEKIYLTASGGPFRGKDQSFLKGVTKNEALKHPNWVMGAKITIDSASLMNKGLEVIEAKWLFDLDAEQIDVIVHPQSIVHSLVQFNDGSMKAQMGLPDMKLPIHYALAYPDRISSDFKRFSFIDYPELNFYKADMETFRNLDLAYKALLKGGNMPCIINAANEVVVNAFLQDRIGFLEMSDVIEACMEGIGFIEKPSLNNYLETDEYTRILADQLVTK; via the coding sequence TTGAAAAATATAACCATTTTAGGGGCTACAGGCTCTGTAGGTACCCAGGCCTTAGCGGTAATCCAAAGTAATCCGGATTTATACCGGGTGAAGGCCTTAACCGCCCAGTCTAACGCCAGCCTGTTGGTTGAGCAGGCTTTGGCATTTAAGCCGGAACTGGTAGTGATTACTGATGAAAGTAAATACCAGGCCGTAAAGGATGCGCTTTCAGGTAGCGGCATAAAGGTTCTGGCCGGAGAAGCCGCATTATGTGAGGCTGCAGTTTTAGCGGGGACAGACATGGTACTTACCGCTTTGGTAGGTTCGGTAGGTTTAAGACCAACGGTTGAGGCCGTAAAGGCAGGGAAAGACATTGCTCTGGCCAATAAGGAAACCCTGGTTGTGGCCGGCGACCTGATTACCACACTGGCCCGGGAAAACGGGGTGCAGCTCATTCCTGTAGATTCTGAACATTCGGCGATCTTTCAGTGCCTGGTGGGTGAGCCTGCCGGTGCTATCGAAAAAATATACCTTACCGCTTCAGGTGGACCATTCAGGGGTAAAGACCAGTCCTTTTTAAAGGGGGTTACCAAAAACGAAGCACTGAAACATCCCAATTGGGTAATGGGGGCAAAGATCACGATTGACTCGGCCTCGCTGATGAACAAAGGGCTGGAGGTGATCGAAGCCAAATGGCTTTTTGATCTGGACGCAGAACAGATTGATGTGATTGTACATCCGCAATCTATTGTACATTCGCTGGTCCAGTTTAACGATGGATCTATGAAAGCACAAATGGGATTACCCGATATGAAACTGCCTATTCATTATGCATTGGCTTATCCGGATAGAATAAGCAGCGATTTTAAGCGTTTCAGTTTTATTGATTATCCTGAACTGAATTTTTATAAGGCAGATATGGAAACCTTCCGGAACCTTGACCTGGCCTACAAAGCCCTGCTTAAAGGAGGAAATATGCCTTGTATCATTAATGCTGCCAATGAGGTAGTGGTCAATGCTTTTCTGCAGGATAGGATAGGCTTCCTGGAAATGAGTGATGTGATTGAAGCCTGTATGGAGGGAATTGGCTTTATTGAAAAGCCAAGCCTGAACAATTATTTAGAAACGGATGAGTATACACGTATATTAGCAGACCAATTAGTAACAAAATAG
- a CDS encoding GH3 auxin-responsive promoter family protein, whose translation MGLKASLSRPFAALVVKGINKWKKNAVKAQQDTLLKIVGAAKNTAFGKDHKFASIKSYADFKRLVPVKDYEELRPYIDRVVAGERNVMWKGKPQYFAKTSGTTSGIKYIPISKESMPEHIKAARNALLTYVHETGNVDFIDGKMIFLQGSPVMSKKNGINVGRLSGIVANLVPAYLQKNRLPSYATNCIEDWEEKVDAIVEETIHENMTLISGIPPWVQMYFDRLTEKSGGKKIKDIFPEFKLFVYGGVNFEPYRAKIEQSIGRKIDAIETYPASEGFIAYQDEQDNKGLLLLAKAGIFYEFIPADEFYNDHPTRLSLGEVELDTNYVLVLNTNAGLWGYVIGDTVKFVSKDPYRIVVTGRIKHFISAFGEHVIGEEVEHALLSVANEEGVGITEFTVAPQVNPAAAELPYHEWFVEFSTPPADMASFSKKVDEALQKKNIYYFDLIEGKILQPLVIRSLQKDAFVNYMKAQGKLGGQNKVPRLANDRKIADDLSGFIIVAQTKNRGDFN comes from the coding sequence ATGGGATTAAAAGCGTCGCTGAGCAGGCCATTTGCTGCCCTTGTGGTAAAAGGTATCAACAAATGGAAAAAAAATGCAGTAAAGGCGCAGCAGGATACACTCCTGAAAATTGTTGGGGCTGCAAAAAATACAGCTTTTGGTAAAGACCATAAATTTGCTTCCATAAAAAGCTATGCTGATTTTAAAAGGTTGGTGCCTGTAAAAGACTATGAGGAATTAAGACCTTATATAGACCGCGTGGTAGCCGGTGAAAGGAATGTGATGTGGAAAGGCAAACCTCAGTATTTTGCCAAAACATCAGGAACCACCTCAGGGATCAAATACATTCCCATTTCCAAAGAATCCATGCCCGAGCACATCAAAGCTGCACGCAATGCATTGCTTACCTATGTGCATGAAACCGGAAATGTAGATTTTATAGACGGTAAAATGATCTTTCTGCAGGGGAGTCCGGTAATGAGCAAAAAGAACGGGATCAATGTTGGGCGGCTTTCGGGCATTGTGGCCAATCTGGTGCCGGCTTATCTGCAGAAAAACCGCTTGCCTTCTTATGCCACAAATTGTATTGAAGACTGGGAGGAGAAGGTAGATGCGATAGTTGAGGAAACGATCCATGAAAACATGACCCTCATTTCAGGCATACCACCATGGGTACAGATGTATTTCGACCGGCTGACCGAAAAATCGGGTGGTAAAAAGATCAAAGACATCTTCCCCGAATTTAAGCTCTTTGTGTACGGCGGTGTTAATTTTGAACCCTACCGGGCTAAAATAGAGCAAAGTATAGGCCGTAAAATTGATGCGATAGAAACCTATCCGGCATCAGAGGGTTTTATTGCTTACCAGGACGAGCAAGACAACAAGGGGCTGCTGTTGCTGGCTAAGGCAGGTATATTTTATGAGTTCATCCCGGCAGATGAATTTTATAACGATCATCCCACACGTTTAAGTCTGGGCGAAGTAGAACTGGATACCAATTATGTACTGGTACTGAATACCAATGCAGGTCTTTGGGGCTATGTGATTGGCGATACGGTAAAATTTGTATCTAAAGATCCTTACCGGATTGTGGTTACGGGCAGGATAAAACACTTTATATCGGCTTTTGGCGAACATGTGATTGGCGAAGAAGTGGAACATGCACTGCTTTCGGTTGCAAATGAAGAGGGGGTAGGCATTACCGAATTTACGGTTGCCCCACAGGTAAACCCTGCAGCGGCTGAACTTCCTTACCATGAGTGGTTTGTGGAGTTTTCTACTCCTCCGGCAGATATGGCCTCCTTCAGTAAAAAAGTAGACGAGGCCTTGCAAAAGAAGAATATTTACTATTTTGACCTTATCGAAGGGAAAATATTGCAACCTTTGGTCATCCGTTCTTTACAGAAAGATGCTTTTGTGAACTACATGAAGGCTCAGGGTAAGCTGGGGGGGCAAAACAAAGTCCCGCGCCTGGCCAATGACAGGAAGATTGCGGATGATTTAAGTGGTTTTATAATCGTCGCACAGACGAAGAACAGAGGAGATTTTAATTGA
- a CDS encoding glycosyltransferase — protein MFFSIIIPLYNRPQEIDELLYTLTRQTYTQFEVLVIEDGSVNDAEAIVAKYANKLDVKYFFKANEGQGFTRNYGFERAKGDYFVIFDSDCLIPENYLEVVSDYLYEHKLDAYGGPDAAHESFTPVQKAISYAMTSPFTTGGIRGNKKHIGQFHPRSFNMGISREVWERVGGFILTRLGEDIEYSIRIHEQGFKIGLIPDAKVYHKRRTSFAQFYKQLHFFGRARINIYKHFPAELKLVHFFPAVFTCGVIFTLLVNIFYWPLAYLCNFMLLLYLMLIFFHSWQVNKSLKVAFLSIIAAFIQLTAYGLGFMQDFFKRVVLKQQ, from the coding sequence ATGTTCTTCTCTATAATTATACCGCTATATAACCGTCCGCAGGAAATAGACGAATTGCTGTACACGCTTACCCGGCAAACCTATACCCAGTTTGAAGTCCTGGTGATAGAAGACGGCTCGGTAAATGATGCAGAGGCCATAGTAGCCAAATATGCCAATAAGCTGGATGTAAAGTACTTCTTTAAAGCCAATGAAGGACAGGGTTTTACCCGCAACTATGGCTTTGAAAGGGCGAAAGGGGACTACTTTGTAATCTTTGATTCTGACTGCCTCATCCCCGAAAACTACCTGGAGGTAGTTAGCGATTACCTGTACGAACACAAGCTGGACGCTTATGGCGGTCCTGATGCAGCGCACGAGAGCTTTACTCCTGTACAGAAAGCCATCAGTTATGCCATGACCTCTCCGTTTACGACCGGGGGGATCCGCGGCAATAAAAAACACATAGGTCAGTTTCACCCGCGCAGCTTTAACATGGGCATATCGCGTGAGGTCTGGGAAAGGGTGGGTGGATTTATCCTGACCCGACTAGGCGAGGATATTGAATACAGCATACGAATACATGAACAGGGATTTAAAATAGGCCTGATCCCTGATGCAAAGGTTTACCATAAAAGACGGACCAGCTTTGCACAATTTTATAAGCAGCTTCATTTTTTTGGCCGTGCACGGATAAATATTTATAAACATTTTCCGGCAGAACTTAAACTTGTTCACTTTTTTCCGGCAGTGTTTACCTGCGGCGTAATTTTTACCCTGCTTGTGAACATATTTTATTGGCCTTTAGCGTATTTATGTAACTTTATGCTATTGTTATATCTGATGTTGATATTTTTTCATTCATGGCAGGTTAATAAATCGTTAAAAGTTGCATTTTTGAGTATTATTGCTGCGTTTATCCAGCTTACGGCCTACGGCCTGGGATTCATGCAGGATTTTTTTAAAAGAGTAGTATTAAAACAACAATGA
- a CDS encoding glycosyltransferase family 2 protein produces the protein MDISVVIPLFNEDESLPELTEWIVKVMREHNFSYEVLFIDDGSTDTSWAVIEALKKTYDTVRAIKFRRNYGKSAALNVGFAATQGDVVITMDADLQDSPDEIPELFRRIKEEKFDIISGWKKKRYDPITKTIPTKLFNAATRRMSGIQLNDFNCGLKAYRSDVVKTIEVYGEMHRYIPVIAKWAGFKKIGEQVVEHRARKYGVTKFGLSRFINGFLDLLSIFFVGKFGKRPMHFFGSLGVLSFLVGTFMALWLIGVKLYHISMAIPYKRDVTDQPLFYIALVAIIVGSQLFLTGFVAELVTRNAPERNQYLIEKEIL, from the coding sequence ATGGATATTTCTGTTGTAATCCCATTATTTAATGAAGATGAATCTCTGCCGGAATTAACGGAATGGATTGTTAAGGTAATGCGGGAGCATAACTTTTCCTATGAGGTCCTTTTTATTGATGATGGCAGTACAGATACTTCCTGGGCCGTTATTGAAGCGCTAAAAAAAACATATGATACCGTCAGGGCCATTAAATTCAGACGGAATTATGGAAAATCCGCAGCCCTTAATGTGGGTTTTGCCGCTACGCAGGGCGACGTGGTCATTACTATGGATGCCGATCTGCAGGACAGTCCGGACGAGATCCCTGAGCTGTTCCGCAGGATAAAGGAAGAAAAATTCGATATCATATCGGGCTGGAAGAAAAAACGCTACGACCCGATCACCAAAACCATACCTACAAAGTTGTTCAATGCAGCAACACGGCGCATGTCGGGCATACAGCTTAACGATTTCAATTGCGGCTTAAAAGCTTACCGGAGCGACGTGGTCAAAACCATTGAAGTATACGGCGAAATGCACCGCTATATACCGGTTATTGCCAAATGGGCCGGGTTTAAAAAAATAGGCGAGCAGGTGGTAGAGCACAGGGCAAGGAAATATGGGGTAACCAAATTCGGGCTGAGCCGCTTTATCAATGGCTTTCTTGATTTGCTCTCCATCTTTTTTGTGGGCAAGTTTGGTAAAAGGCCTATGCATTTTTTTGGTTCGCTGGGTGTGCTGAGCTTTCTGGTCGGAACGTTTATGGCCCTGTGGCTTATAGGTGTTAAGTTGTACCACATCTCTATGGCTATACCTTATAAAAGGGATGTTACAGATCAGCCACTATTTTACATTGCCCTGGTGGCCATTATTGTGGGGTCTCAACTGTTCCTCACGGGTTTTGTGGCCGAGCTGGTTACCCGCAACGCGCCTGAACGAAACCAATACCTGATTGAAAAGGAGATCCTGTAA
- a CDS encoding TlpA family protein disulfide reductase encodes MRTTIALVLLAGISSLHSFAQNKKELTDDLVKDKQKVLAKYIPMANGDYLHKLYVMPSEEVLARLAGFKTEMNKQAGAEKNVELKDLMLKDIEFYAGRVLDRYVGVYGMDSVGMSNLMQLMEKRRTDPKFNELMDAAHKKAFIKRMEPAERKRMREIIDEKATLNDEALFKRSASYRAWLDDKISELRNTKYKSDTTLGYEGNYVVKLKVIENELPAGYIKDYLFYKGTGTVIKTVRNDAAKEAAYRNFMAKASNADYKKEMEEVYANYKMMTANAFSPDFNYTDVNGKTVSLKSLRGKYVYIDVWATWCGPCKMEIPHLTKVEADYHGKNIHFVSLSVDQQKDKGKWTSYVKDNKLGGIQLLADKDFDSDFVKKYNINAIPRFILIDPAGKIVSGDAKRPSDPLLRKQLDALLK; translated from the coding sequence ATGAGAACAACAATAGCATTGGTATTGCTTGCAGGTATATCGAGCCTGCACAGCTTTGCCCAAAACAAAAAAGAACTTACTGATGACCTGGTAAAAGACAAGCAAAAGGTGCTTGCTAAATACATACCTATGGCCAATGGCGACTATCTGCACAAGCTTTACGTGATGCCTTCAGAAGAAGTACTGGCCCGGCTGGCCGGGTTTAAAACCGAGATGAACAAACAGGCCGGTGCAGAAAAGAATGTCGAGCTTAAAGATTTGATGTTAAAGGATATAGAATTTTATGCCGGCCGGGTACTGGACAGGTATGTGGGTGTGTATGGTATGGATTCTGTAGGCATGAGCAACCTGATGCAGCTCATGGAGAAGCGGAGAACTGATCCTAAATTTAACGAGTTGATGGATGCAGCGCATAAAAAGGCCTTTATCAAACGTATGGAACCGGCAGAAAGAAAACGCATGAGGGAAATTATCGATGAAAAAGCTACATTAAACGATGAAGCGCTTTTTAAAAGGTCGGCATCCTACAGGGCCTGGCTGGACGATAAGATCAGCGAGCTCAGAAATACGAAATACAAATCGGATACCACACTAGGCTATGAAGGTAATTATGTGGTGAAGCTAAAGGTAATAGAGAATGAATTGCCGGCAGGCTATATTAAAGATTATCTTTTTTATAAAGGTACGGGTACTGTGATCAAAACAGTGAGAAATGATGCAGCCAAAGAAGCGGCCTATCGTAATTTTATGGCGAAGGCCAGCAATGCCGATTATAAAAAAGAGATGGAAGAAGTATATGCCAATTATAAAATGATGACGGCAAATGCATTTTCGCCAGATTTCAACTATACAGATGTAAATGGCAAAACGGTAAGTTTAAAATCCCTGCGCGGCAAATATGTATATATAGATGTATGGGCTACCTGGTGTGGCCCCTGCAAGATGGAAATCCCCCATTTGACTAAAGTTGAGGCAGACTATCATGGAAAGAACATCCATTTTGTGAGTTTATCGGTAGACCAGCAGAAAGATAAGGGCAAATGGACCAGTTATGTAAAAGACAATAAACTGGGCGGGATACAGCTGCTGGCCGACAAGGACTTTGATTCTGATTTTGTGAAAAAATACAACATCAATGCGATCCCCAGATTTATCCTGATTGACCCGGCCGGAAAAATTGTTTCAGGAGATGCCAAAAGGCCTTCCGATCCTTTGTTGAGAAAACAGTTGGACGCGCTGTTGAAATAA
- a CDS encoding RagB/SusD family nutrient uptake outer membrane protein produces the protein MKNKFMIGLLLSTVLMGCGKFLDVKPKGVVIPEKMSDYEGLLNSREMTGTFPVNMLRFTDDFYDGTFGDLTQTPDANGYYWRPELTVDEKKEPDVWGPLYNRIYNANVIINGVLKTTDAPEADKKRVYGEALVHRAVYYLDLLTVFAKAYNPATAATDPGMPMPVNTDVTGKAPARSSIKETLESMITDLKAAVEVLPLTNINRTRITKHVAYGVLSRVYLYMADYARAEEYTDLALQAPHSLLDYNNYADTYEVPVYDLSPEVLWYRMGVNADGPDNMLYSDDLKTYYTSDDIRLEFLTVTSNSGMQRIGFMVFYNFGITFPELYLTKAELLARKGKTNDAMALVNMIRSKRFKAANSGQSASTPEEALQKVLAERRREMAYSGMRWFDMKRLDQEGRMPELKRINKETGKVEATLAPHSPNYTFEIPVRVLKFNPGMAKNHP, from the coding sequence ATGAAAAATAAATTTATGATAGGCCTGCTGCTAAGTACAGTCTTGATGGGCTGCGGTAAATTCCTGGATGTAAAACCCAAAGGTGTGGTTATTCCGGAAAAGATGTCAGATTACGAGGGGCTGCTCAATTCAAGGGAAATGACCGGCACTTTTCCGGTAAATATGTTGCGGTTTACCGATGATTTTTATGATGGCACTTTTGGTGATCTGACTCAAACTCCTGATGCGAATGGATATTACTGGAGGCCAGAGCTTACAGTGGATGAAAAAAAGGAGCCTGATGTATGGGGACCTTTATATAACCGCATCTATAATGCAAATGTGATTATCAACGGGGTGTTAAAAACTACCGATGCACCGGAAGCAGATAAAAAGCGGGTGTATGGCGAGGCCCTGGTGCACCGTGCCGTTTATTACCTGGACCTGCTTACTGTATTTGCAAAAGCCTACAATCCGGCTACAGCAGCTACAGACCCAGGCATGCCTATGCCAGTAAACACAGATGTAACCGGAAAAGCACCTGCACGTTCTTCAATAAAGGAGACGCTGGAATCTATGATTACAGATTTGAAAGCTGCTGTTGAGGTTCTGCCCTTAACCAATATCAACCGGACGCGCATCACTAAACATGTTGCCTACGGCGTTTTGAGCAGGGTTTACCTGTATATGGCAGATTATGCCAGGGCAGAGGAATATACTGATCTTGCTTTGCAGGCTCCCCACAGTTTGCTGGACTATAATAACTATGCCGACACCTATGAGGTTCCCGTTTATGACCTCAGTCCGGAAGTACTCTGGTACCGTATGGGGGTAAATGCCGATGGACCGGATAACATGCTGTATTCAGATGACCTTAAAACATATTATACTTCAGATGACATCAGACTGGAATTTTTAACAGTAACCAGCAATTCCGGGATGCAGCGTATCGGCTTTATGGTGTTTTATAATTTCGGGATCACTTTCCCCGAGCTGTACCTGACCAAAGCCGAATTGCTGGCCCGAAAAGGGAAAACAAATGACGCCATGGCGCTGGTGAATATGATCAGGAGCAAAAGGTTTAAAGCAGCTAATTCCGGTCAATCTGCAAGTACTCCAGAAGAAGCGCTGCAAAAAGTCCTGGCCGAGCGCCGAAGGGAGATGGCCTATAGTGGGATGCGCTGGTTTGACATGAAAAGGCTGGACCAGGAAGGACGGATGCCGGAACTGAAAAGGATCAACAAAGAAACCGGAAAGGTTGAAGCAACTTTGGCACCCCATAGTCCAAATTACACTTTTGAGATCCCTGTAAGAGTTTTAAAGTTCAATCCCGGTATGGCGAAAAATCATCCCTAA